In a single window of the Phaeobacter sp. G2 genome:
- a CDS encoding RidA family protein, with protein MAHTRIRKFNTGDTYPEQNLDNDLCQAVVTQGGKTVWLRGQCPQSLDDAKNIDSHDPVEQTHKVMQNIRQLIEEAGGDMSHLVKVVVYITDVRHREAVYRTMGEYIKGVHPVSTGLVVQALARPDWLVEIDGTAVIPD; from the coding sequence ATGGCACATACCCGTATTCGCAAATTCAACACCGGTGACACTTACCCCGAGCAGAACCTCGACAATGATCTGTGCCAGGCCGTGGTCACGCAGGGCGGCAAGACCGTTTGGCTGCGGGGGCAATGCCCACAGAGCCTTGATGATGCCAAAAACATCGACAGCCATGATCCGGTGGAGCAGACCCATAAGGTGATGCAGAATATTCGCCAGCTGATCGAAGAGGCCGGCGGCGACATGAGCCACTTGGTCAAGGTGGTGGTCTATATCACCGACGTGCGCCACCGCGAGGCGGTCTATCGCACCATGGGCGAATATATCAAAGGCGTGCATCCGGTTTCGACCGGGCTTGTGGTGCAGGCGTTGGCGCGGCCCGATTGGCTGGTTGAGATCGACGGCACTGCCGTGATCCCGGATTGA
- a CDS encoding NAD(P)/FAD-dependent oxidoreductase → MPVEKTDTLIVGGGQAGIAMSEHLGRAGVPHLVLEKNRTAEAWRTGRWDALVTNGPVWHDRFPNMNFEGEAPDAFVSKDRVADYLVDYAAMVQAPIREGVEVLEARRQPGTGRFLVKTSAGEIEADRIVAATGAFQHPVIPPIVPETAPVTQLHSFHYKNPDQLPDGAVMVVGAGASGAQIADELNRAGRKVFLSVGSHGRPPRRYRGRDFVWWLGVLGLWDMAAPAPGTEHVTISVSGAYGGQTMDFRRLAGEGVVLTGLTAGYEDGVLRFAVDLQANVAKGDADYAELLDMADAYVARTGLDLPMDPQARQAFPDPDCLSQPLNAIDLKQENVGTIIWATGFRQDFDWLKVDAFDERGAPIHQRGLSTEPGVYFLGLPWQSRRGSSFLWGVWHDAKHVADQIEIQRAYMAYDGEAAIVSAAAE, encoded by the coding sequence ATGCCCGTGGAAAAGACTGATACATTGATCGTCGGGGGCGGACAGGCTGGCATCGCCATGAGTGAGCACCTTGGCCGGGCCGGAGTGCCGCATCTGGTGCTGGAAAAAAACCGCACGGCCGAAGCCTGGCGCACCGGGCGCTGGGATGCGCTGGTGACCAACGGGCCAGTGTGGCATGACCGTTTCCCAAATATGAATTTCGAGGGCGAGGCACCTGATGCCTTTGTTTCCAAGGATCGTGTGGCTGATTACCTGGTGGACTACGCCGCAATGGTACAGGCGCCGATCCGTGAAGGGGTCGAGGTGCTGGAAGCCCGGCGTCAGCCCGGCACTGGCCGGTTCCTGGTTAAAACCAGCGCGGGCGAGATTGAGGCCGACCGCATCGTGGCGGCGACCGGCGCGTTTCAGCATCCGGTGATTCCACCCATCGTTCCGGAAACCGCGCCGGTCACCCAGCTTCATTCGTTTCACTACAAAAACCCCGATCAACTCCCCGATGGGGCGGTTATGGTGGTCGGTGCCGGGGCATCCGGGGCGCAGATTGCAGACGAACTGAACCGCGCGGGTCGCAAAGTGTTCCTGTCGGTGGGCTCGCATGGCCGTCCACCACGTCGCTATCGGGGGCGTGACTTTGTCTGGTGGCTAGGGGTGCTGGGCCTGTGGGACATGGCCGCACCCGCGCCCGGCACAGAGCATGTGACCATCTCAGTCAGCGGAGCCTATGGCGGGCAGACCATGGATTTCCGTCGCCTCGCGGGGGAGGGCGTGGTGCTGACCGGTTTGACTGCGGGCTATGAGGACGGCGTGCTGCGCTTTGCTGTCGATCTGCAGGCCAACGTGGCAAAGGGCGATGCAGATTACGCCGAGTTGCTTGATATGGCGGATGCCTATGTCGCGCGCACAGGCCTTGATCTGCCCATGGACCCGCAGGCGCGGCAGGCCTTCCCCGACCCGGACTGTCTGAGCCAGCCGCTGAACGCCATCGACCTGAAACAAGAGAACGTGGGCACAATCATTTGGGCCACCGGCTTTCGGCAGGACTTTGACTGGCTCAAGGTTGACGCTTTTGATGAGCGTGGCGCGCCAATCCACCAACGCGGACTGTCCACAGAGCCGGGGGTGTATTTCCTTGGGCTGCCCTGGCAGTCGCGGCGGGGGTCGTCTTTCCTGTGGGGCGTGTGGCACGACGCCAAACATGTCGCCGATCAAATTGAAATCCAGCGAGCCTACATGGCTTATGACGGCGAGGCGGCGATTGTGTCGGCCGCCGCAGAATAA
- a CDS encoding TetR/AcrR family transcriptional regulator — MQNDVFQCDIREPHKPYLRWMFQVTFTRLRCLHTPPYMMPLGIVNTAAYILTMNKTKFPSETWLAAGFRALTSDGPTAIRVEALARNLGATKGSFYWNFDDLPSFKREMLALWRNRVAEEIESVSAVDASLRLERLIAQASGSAPDRFGGRRVEPAMRSWALTDPDALAVVNDVDHIRLAFLAELLADIGQHDPAVVHLVYGAYIGLTDLAAKGAVDIGVALDALLKSVSSP; from the coding sequence ATGCAAAACGATGTCTTCCAATGCGACATCCGTGAGCCGCACAAACCGTATCTTCGGTGGATGTTTCAAGTCACATTTACCCGCTTGAGATGCCTACATACGCCACCGTATATGATGCCCCTTGGAATTGTAAATACGGCAGCGTATATTTTGACGATGAACAAAACCAAATTCCCATCAGAGACCTGGTTGGCCGCCGGCTTTCGTGCTCTTACATCCGATGGCCCAACCGCAATCAGGGTCGAAGCCCTGGCGCGAAATCTTGGAGCCACCAAAGGATCGTTCTATTGGAACTTCGACGACCTTCCCTCCTTCAAACGCGAGATGCTGGCGCTCTGGCGCAATAGGGTTGCTGAGGAAATTGAAAGCGTCAGCGCAGTGGATGCATCACTGCGTTTGGAACGGTTGATTGCGCAGGCGTCAGGATCAGCCCCCGACAGATTTGGCGGGCGGCGGGTTGAACCCGCAATGCGGTCATGGGCATTAACGGATCCAGACGCCTTAGCGGTGGTCAACGACGTTGATCACATCAGGCTGGCGTTCCTGGCAGAGCTGCTAGCTGATATTGGGCAACATGATCCCGCTGTCGTTCACCTAGTCTACGGCGCCTATATTGGGTTGACCGATCTAGCAGCCAAGGGAGCCGTCGATATTGGCGTCGCCCTGGATGCACTATTAAAGAGTGTTTCGAGCCCCTAA
- a CDS encoding NAD-dependent succinate-semialdehyde dehydrogenase, giving the protein MNLQDPKLLRHAAFINGEWLERPDMSVTNPATGSVIGKVPDCTGAETEAAIAAAETAMVAWRARSNAERANLLMAWHDLMLTHKQDLGRILSAEQGKPLAEAEGEIDYGASFVRWFAEEARRINGKVIPVPGKKLLALKEPVGVAAIITPWNFPNAMITRKVAPALAAGCTVVIKPSDFTPYSALALAVLAERAGIPKGVINVVTGLPTEIGKALTSSPVVRKLSFTGSTRVGALLAEQCAPSLKKLSLELGGNAPFVVFDDANIDAAVEGAMLSKFRNGGQTCVCANRILVQSEIYDAFVEKLTARVDALTVGQGDHAGVDIGPMINAAALEKINTHVQDAVAKGATRTTRQRQLSAQFADPLVLRDATTEMQLASEETFGPVAPIFRFETEDEALEIANGTPFGLAAYFYTQDIARAFRFGEALEFGLVGLNTGAVSNAEAPFGGVKSSGLGREGAQEGIEEYLETKALHIGGL; this is encoded by the coding sequence ATGAACCTACAAGACCCCAAATTGTTGCGCCACGCCGCATTTATCAACGGCGAATGGCTGGAACGCCCTGACATGTCAGTGACCAACCCTGCGACCGGATCTGTGATCGGCAAGGTTCCGGATTGCACCGGGGCCGAGACCGAGGCCGCCATCGCGGCAGCTGAGACGGCAATGGTCGCCTGGCGCGCACGTTCCAATGCAGAGCGGGCGAATCTTTTGATGGCCTGGCATGACCTGATGTTGACCCACAAACAGGATCTGGGTCGTATTCTCAGCGCTGAACAGGGTAAACCCCTGGCTGAGGCCGAAGGTGAAATTGACTATGGGGCAAGTTTTGTGCGGTGGTTCGCCGAAGAAGCCCGCCGGATCAATGGGAAGGTCATCCCGGTTCCTGGTAAAAAATTGCTTGCCTTGAAAGAGCCCGTTGGGGTTGCGGCGATCATCACGCCCTGGAATTTCCCCAATGCGATGATCACCCGCAAGGTCGCGCCCGCCTTGGCGGCCGGCTGTACCGTTGTGATCAAACCCTCTGACTTTACCCCATATTCAGCCTTGGCGCTTGCTGTTCTGGCAGAGCGAGCCGGCATACCCAAGGGTGTCATCAATGTCGTCACAGGTCTGCCCACAGAGATCGGCAAGGCCCTGACCTCTAGCCCGGTTGTGCGCAAACTATCCTTCACTGGCTCGACCCGCGTTGGGGCCTTGTTGGCAGAACAATGCGCGCCGAGCTTGAAGAAACTGAGCCTCGAGCTGGGCGGCAACGCGCCCTTTGTTGTCTTTGATGACGCCAATATTGACGCCGCTGTTGAGGGCGCGATGCTGTCGAAATTCCGCAACGGTGGCCAGACCTGCGTCTGCGCCAACCGGATTTTGGTGCAATCGGAAATCTATGATGCCTTTGTGGAAAAGCTAACCGCGCGGGTAGATGCACTGACCGTGGGGCAGGGGGATCACGCAGGAGTTGATATTGGCCCCATGATCAACGCCGCCGCGCTTGAAAAGATCAATACCCATGTTCAAGACGCAGTGGCAAAGGGCGCCACCCGCACCACGCGGCAACGTCAGCTCAGCGCGCAATTTGCGGATCCCCTGGTGTTGCGCGATGCCACAACCGAGATGCAGTTGGCGTCGGAAGAAACCTTTGGGCCGGTTGCGCCGATCTTTCGATTTGAAACCGAAGACGAGGCGCTCGAGATCGCAAATGGCACCCCCTTTGGATTGGCTGCCTATTTCTATACCCAGGACATCGCCCGCGCGTTCCGGTTTGGCGAGGCGCTCGAATTTGGCTTGGTTGGGCTCAACACTGGGGCGGTGAGCAATGCCGAAGCGCCGTTTGGTGGGGTGAAATCCTCTGGCCTGGGCCGTGAAGGCGCGCAGGAGGGGATCGAAGAGTACCTGGAAACAAAAGCGCTCCATATTGGCGGCCTGTAA